The Primulina eburnea isolate SZY01 chromosome 13, ASM2296580v1, whole genome shotgun sequence genome includes a region encoding these proteins:
- the LOC140809983 gene encoding QWRF motif-containing protein 2, with protein MMVAAAVSEAASGKDNRNATSNKQKNAKSRIVSSRYMFPSICSTSAPNLTLDSTSLSSPGRSPSPSVSKNPNPFSNGHSLGSKRYASVDKRRPTAARTSTPDIDLKNGNATDVSAAKRLLVTSTRRLSVSFQGEGFSLPISKTKVTPQPNLSSVRKGTQERRRTGTPLAGKGENGDQIDISKLVDQHRWPTGNPLVNRLSISLNCGIGEETCELIGSGDAIQALRPSVIDERRPSFDSRLDLDLGSSEILNAVQRAPDGNSIYKESSLPSDLVASDSDSVSSDSTSGVDESGGASLGHNGSGGIIDLAQFWQGMNNRLRRLQDPGSPLSTSTGSRIIAPPKLKKYTSGGIRAASPGKLMSPTGSSLSRGHTPSRIRNAVSTICNNFVETPSVLSFAVDIRRGKVGENQILDAHLLRLLYNRHLQWRSVNARTETALLVQKHNSEKNLWNAWITISDLRDTVTKKRHRLQLLKRKLKLAFVLKGQMTSLDDWASMDKDHSFSLLGAIEALKASTLRLPATGGATADVQSLKDAIGSAVDVVNAVISSIRSFQPMVQNINSLATELAKVTGKERALLEQCTDFNSLLADILVKDSSLRTHMLQHNRVTTA; from the exons ATGATGGTGGCTGCTGCTGTTTCTGAGGCAGCTTCTGGAAAAGATAACCGTAACGCGACATCAAATAAGCAAAAAAATGCTAAATCAAGAATTGTCTCTTCTAGATACATGTTCCCTTCGATCTGTTCAACTTCTGCTCCAAATTTAACCTTAGATTCCACATCTTTATCTTCTCCTGGAAGGTCTCCATCTCCTTCGGTTTCTAAAAACCCGAATCCATTCTCAAATGGGCATTCTTTAGGTTCGAAGAGGTATGCTTCTGTTGACAAGAGGCGGCCCACGGCTGCTAGGACTTCAACTCCTGATATTGATCTCAAGAATGGCAACGCAACTGATGTTTCAGCTGCCAAAAGGCTTCTTGTGACCTCTACAAGGAGATTGTCGGTTTCGTTTCAAGGAGAAGGCTTTTCATTACCTATTAGTAAGACTAAGGTGACTCCTCAGCCTAATTTGAGTAGTGTGAGGAAGGGAACCCAGGAGAGGAGAAGGACTGGCACTCCTTTGGCAGGAAAGGGTGAGAATGGAGATCAGATAGATATTTCTAAGCTTGTTGACCAGCATAGGTGGCCCACTGGGAATCCTTTGGTGAATCGATTGTCCATAAGTTTGAATTGCGGCATTGGTGAAGAGACGTGTGAGCTAATCGGATCTGGTGATGCTATTCAAGCATTGCGCCCATCAGTTATTGATGAAAGGAGGCCTTCGTTCGATAGTAGGTTGGATCTTGATTTGGGCAGCTCTGAGATTTTAAATGCTGTTCAACGAGCCCCTGATGGAAATTCCATTTATAAAGAGTCTTCCTTGCCATCTGACCTCGTGGCATCTGATTCCGACAGTGTATCTTCCGATAGTACTTCAGGAGTTGACGAAAGTGGTGGGGCATCCCTGGGGCATAATGGTTCTGGTGGGATTATTGATTTGGCTCAGTTTTGGCAAGGAATGAACAATCGCTTGAGGAGGTTGCAGGATCCAGGTTCTCCTTTGTCAACTAGTACCGGTTCTAGAATCATTGCTCCACCAAAATTGAAAAAGTATACAAGTGGAGGTATTAGAGCTGCATCACCTGGCAAGCTTATGTCTCCTACAGGATCTTCTCTATCCAGGGGACATACTCCTTCTCGGATCCGAAATGCTGTTAGCACCATCTGcaacaattttgtggaaacacCTTCGGTTCTTAGTTTTGCTGTTGACATTCGGAGGGGGAAAGTTGGTGAAAATCAGATTCTTGATGCACATTTATTAAGACTTTTGTACAATAGGCACCTGCAGTGGCGTTCTGTAAATGCTCGAACTGAAACAGCCCTGCTGGTGCAGAAACACAATTCAGAG AAGAATCTTTGGAATGCATGGATAACAATATCGGATCTACGTGACACAGTAACCAAAAAAAGACACAGATTGCAGTTGCTAAAACGAAAGTTGAAACTAGCTTTCGTTCTAAAAGGACAA ATGACTTCATTAGATGATTGGGCATCTATGGATAAAGACCACTCGTTTTCTTTGCTTGGCGCTATTGAAGCTCTGAAGGCTAGCACCCTTCGCCTGCCAGCCACCGGAGGAGCAACC GCTGATGTCCAAAGCTTGAAGGATGCTATTGGTTCAGCAGTGGACGTTGTAAATGCAGTAATATCCTCTATACGTTCATTTCAGCCAATG GTACAGAACATAAATTCGTTAGCAACTGAACTTGCAAAAGTAACGGGTAAAGAGCGAGCTTTGCTTGAACAGTGCACAGATTTTAATTCCTTGTTGGCAGATATTCTG GTTAAAGACAGTAGTCTAAGAACGCATATGCTACAGCATAACCGTGTAACAACAGCTTGA